The proteins below are encoded in one region of Limnohabitans sp. 63ED37-2:
- the carA gene encoding glutamine-hydrolyzing carbamoyl-phosphate synthase small subunit, producing the protein MLLSLQGTFPPAILALADGTVFIGNSIGATGSTVGEVVFNTSLTGYQEILTDPSYCQQIVTLTYPHIGNYGVNVEDIESDKVHAAGLIIKDLPLVASNFRSSQTLSSYLVDAGTVAIANIDTRQLTRILRTQGAQNGAIVGLAKGQAVTQAVIDQAIAAAKAAPNMAGLDLAQKVTVAQPYDWTQSEWQLGAGYGTQTAPKFHVVAYDFGVKKNILRMLAERGCKVTVVPAKTPAAEVLKHKPDGIFLSNGPGDPQPCDYAIVAAAELIETGIPTFGICLGHQIMALASGAKTFKMKFGHHGANHPVKDLDSGRVSITSQNHGFAVDEKSLPANLRATHVSLFDGTLQGLARTDKPAFCFQGHPEASPGPHDIAYLFDRFIKLMEKK; encoded by the coding sequence GTGCTTTTGTCTCTTCAGGGAACCTTCCCGCCCGCCATCTTGGCGCTTGCAGACGGCACGGTCTTTATCGGCAATTCGATCGGAGCCACCGGCTCCACCGTCGGCGAAGTGGTGTTCAACACCTCGCTCACCGGCTACCAAGAAATCCTCACCGACCCCAGCTATTGCCAGCAGATCGTCACCCTGACGTACCCGCACATCGGCAATTACGGCGTCAACGTGGAAGACATCGAATCCGACAAAGTCCATGCCGCTGGTCTGATCATCAAAGACTTGCCTTTGGTGGCGAGCAACTTCCGCTCCAGCCAAACCTTGTCGTCCTACCTGGTGGATGCGGGCACAGTGGCCATTGCCAACATCGACACCCGCCAACTGACCCGCATCTTGCGCACCCAGGGTGCCCAAAACGGTGCCATCGTGGGTCTGGCCAAAGGCCAAGCGGTCACCCAAGCGGTGATTGACCAGGCGATTGCCGCAGCCAAGGCGGCCCCCAACATGGCGGGTCTCGATTTGGCGCAAAAAGTCACCGTGGCCCAGCCTTACGACTGGACCCAATCCGAGTGGCAACTGGGTGCCGGTTATGGCACGCAGACCGCCCCCAAGTTCCATGTGGTGGCCTATGACTTCGGTGTGAAGAAAAACATCTTGCGCATGCTGGCTGAGCGCGGCTGCAAAGTCACCGTGGTGCCTGCCAAGACCCCAGCAGCTGAGGTGCTCAAGCACAAGCCTGACGGCATCTTTTTGTCCAACGGTCCTGGTGACCCACAGCCCTGTGACTACGCGATTGTTGCTGCGGCCGAGTTGATCGAAACCGGTATCCCGACATTCGGCATTTGTCTGGGGCACCAGATTATGGCTTTGGCCAGCGGCGCCAAGACCTTCAAGATGAAGTTTGGCCACCACGGCGCGAACCACCCCGTGAAAGACTTGGATTCCGGCCGGGTGTCCATCACCAGCCAAAACCACGGTTTTGCGGTGGACGAAAAATCCTTGCCCGCCAACTTGCGTGCCACCCACGTGTCTTTGTTTGACGGCACCTTACAGGGCTTGGCCCGCACCGACAAGCCCGCATTCTGCTTCCAGGGTCACCCCGAAGCATCGCCTGGCCCCCACGACATTGCTTACCTCTTTGACCGCTTCATCAAGCTGATGGAGAAAAAATAA
- a CDS encoding TrmH family RNA methyltransferase gives MKPISSRDNPQLKAWRRLAQDSTAYRKAGQFWLEGDHLCRAALQRGVRPQQVVLTESFQAEQGEEWQGLTDQTFVVPDALFASLSGLESPARMGFVVAWQAAHEVLPDAATVVLDRLQDAGNVGAILRCASAFGYRQVLAIKGTAALWSPKVLRSGMGAHFGLHLVEALSETDVTALRVPLLTTSSHEGPFLHALLQAGDLPQKCAWVFGHEGQGVSASLMAQARHQVRIAQPGGEESLNVATAAAICLHASATAGP, from the coding sequence ATGAAACCCATCAGCTCGCGAGACAACCCGCAGCTCAAAGCCTGGCGGCGCTTGGCCCAGGACAGCACGGCTTACCGCAAGGCGGGGCAATTCTGGTTGGAAGGCGATCACCTGTGCCGCGCTGCCTTGCAACGCGGTGTGCGACCGCAGCAGGTGGTGCTGACCGAGTCGTTTCAAGCCGAGCAGGGCGAGGAATGGCAGGGGCTGACAGATCAGACCTTTGTGGTGCCCGATGCCTTGTTCGCCAGCCTGAGTGGCCTGGAGTCACCGGCCCGCATGGGCTTTGTGGTGGCGTGGCAAGCAGCTCATGAGGTGTTGCCAGATGCCGCCACCGTGGTGCTGGACCGTTTGCAGGACGCAGGCAATGTGGGGGCCATTTTGCGTTGTGCCTCGGCTTTTGGTTACCGCCAGGTTCTGGCCATCAAGGGCACGGCGGCCTTGTGGTCACCCAAGGTGCTGCGTTCGGGCATGGGGGCGCATTTTGGTCTGCATTTGGTGGAAGCCCTCAGCGAGACCGATGTGACGGCTTTGCGGGTGCCCTTGCTTACCACCAGCTCCCACGAGGGGCCGTTTTTGCACGCCTTGCTGCAAGCCGGTGATTTGCCCCAAAAGTGTGCATGGGTTTTTGGTCACGAAGGGCAGGGCGTCAGCGCCAGCCTGATGGCCCAGGCCCGGCACCAGGTTCGCATTGCCCAGCCTGGCGGGGAAGAGTCGCTCAATGTGGCCACGGCAGCGGCCATTTGCCTGCACGCCAGCGCCACGGCAGGTCCCTGA
- the rnhB gene encoding ribonuclease HII, with product MPSKKSFLAEQSALHFPVSGLTAGVDEAGRGPLAGPVVAAAVILDELNPIQGLNDSKKLTAKRREALFDEIRARALCFAIAEASVQEIDQINILQATLLAMKRAVEALRLPPKLVLVDGNRLPTLSIRAEAIVQGDALVPAISAASILAKVHRDRLCDAMHHQYPLYGFDQHKGYGTAQHLAALQAHGPADCHRMTFAPVARSVR from the coding sequence ATGCCCTCGAAAAAGTCCTTTCTCGCTGAGCAGTCCGCTTTGCATTTTCCTGTTTCAGGCTTGACAGCAGGCGTGGACGAGGCCGGGCGCGGACCGCTGGCGGGTCCTGTGGTGGCGGCAGCGGTGATCTTGGACGAATTGAATCCCATTCAAGGGCTGAACGACTCCAAAAAACTCACCGCCAAACGCCGCGAAGCCCTGTTTGACGAAATCCGGGCGCGGGCCCTGTGTTTTGCGATTGCCGAGGCCAGTGTGCAGGAAATAGACCAAATCAACATCTTGCAAGCCACCTTGCTGGCCATGAAGCGGGCGGTAGAGGCTTTGCGTTTGCCGCCCAAATTGGTGCTGGTTGATGGCAACCGCTTGCCCACCTTGTCCATTCGTGCCGAGGCCATCGTCCAAGGCGACGCGCTGGTGCCCGCCATCTCGGCCGCTTCCATTTTGGCCAAAGTGCACCGCGACCGTTTGTGCGACGCGATGCACCATCAGTACCCCTTGTATGGGTTTGACCAGCACAAGGGCTATGGCACCGCGCAGCATCTGGCCGCCTTGCAAGCGCATGGCCCGGCCGACTGCCACCGCATGACATTTGCCCCGGTGGCCAGGAGTGTTCGATGA
- the lpxB gene encoding lipid-A-disaccharide synthase translates to MVAGEASGDLLAGLLIQGMQMHWPQAQGVGIGGPRMQAQGFDAWWPHEKLAVRGYVEVLRHYRGIVAIRDQLRQRLLAQPPDLFIGVDAPDFNLDLEARLKAEGIPTVHFVCPSIWAWRPERMEKIRRSVDHMLCIFPFEPALLAKAGVQATYVGHPSAQTIPMHPDRTAARQTLGLDGQRPVVALLPGSRLSEIEHLTPRFVQAAQLMQRQNPALQFVLPAIPSLLPRIQALVDAQGGLPGLYLIQGQSHRALAACDVTLIASGTATLEAALFKRPMVIGYHMNWLSWQIMKRQQLQPWVGLPNILSEDFVVPEFLQDRCTPEALAKACLDWLSAPDRVDALQSRFEQLHLTLQCDTAKLATHALEKVLSR, encoded by the coding sequence ATGGTGGCTGGCGAAGCCTCTGGGGATTTGCTCGCGGGTTTGCTGATTCAGGGCATGCAGATGCACTGGCCTCAGGCTCAGGGTGTTGGCATTGGTGGGCCACGGATGCAGGCGCAAGGTTTTGACGCGTGGTGGCCACACGAAAAATTGGCCGTGCGTGGTTATGTCGAGGTGTTGCGCCATTACCGGGGCATCGTCGCCATCCGCGATCAGCTGCGTCAACGTTTGCTGGCCCAGCCGCCCGATCTGTTCATCGGGGTGGATGCGCCCGATTTCAACCTCGATCTGGAAGCTCGGCTCAAAGCTGAAGGCATTCCCACCGTGCATTTTGTGTGCCCATCGATTTGGGCTTGGCGCCCTGAGCGGATGGAGAAAATCCGTCGCAGTGTGGACCACATGCTCTGCATTTTTCCGTTTGAGCCAGCCCTGTTGGCCAAAGCTGGGGTGCAGGCCACCTATGTGGGGCACCCATCGGCGCAAACCATCCCCATGCACCCGGACCGCACGGCCGCCCGTCAAACCTTGGGCTTGGATGGACAAAGGCCCGTGGTGGCGCTTTTGCCCGGCAGCAGGCTGTCCGAAATCGAACACCTGACGCCCCGCTTTGTGCAGGCCGCTCAGCTCATGCAGCGACAAAACCCTGCGCTGCAATTTGTGTTGCCCGCCATCCCCAGCTTGTTGCCACGCATCCAGGCGCTGGTCGATGCGCAAGGCGGTCTGCCGGGTTTGTATTTGATTCAAGGCCAGTCACACAGGGCTTTGGCAGCATGTGACGTGACCTTGATTGCCAGCGGCACAGCCACGCTCGAGGCGGCTTTGTTCAAGCGCCCCATGGTGATTGGTTACCACATGAACTGGCTCAGCTGGCAGATCATGAAGCGCCAGCAACTGCAGCCTTGGGTGGGTTTGCCCAACATCCTCAGCGAGGACTTTGTGGTGCCCGAATTTTTGCAGGACCGTTGCACGCCCGAGGCCCTGGCCAAGGCTTGTTTGGACTGGTTGTCTGCACCTGACCGCGTGGATGCTTTGCAATCCCGTTTTGAACAATTGCACCTCACTTTGCAGTGTGACACCGCAAAACTTGCGACCCATGCCCTCGAAAAAGTCCTTTCTCGCTGA
- the lpxA gene encoding acyl-ACP--UDP-N-acetylglucosamine O-acyltransferase, with amino-acid sequence MSKIHPTAIISPGAELDSSVSVGPYTVIGPHVRLGAGTTVASHCVIEGHTTIGSDNRIFQFNSLGAVPQDKKYNNEPCELVIGDRNTIREFCTFNIGSPGDRAVTSVGNDNWIMAYVHLAHDCQVGNHTIFANNTQLAGHVVVDDWVILGGFTVVHQFCRIGAHSFTAMNSLLFADLPPFVMAQGQPAQARSMNFEGLRRRGFSAERISAVKAMHKALYRDGLSLGDAMTRIGALALEKPEAQPDVDMMLGFLQAASPQRGIVR; translated from the coding sequence ATGAGCAAGATCCATCCAACGGCCATCATCAGCCCGGGGGCAGAACTTGATTCATCGGTGAGTGTTGGGCCTTACACCGTGATCGGGCCGCATGTGCGCCTCGGCGCCGGAACCACGGTGGCCAGCCACTGCGTGATCGAGGGCCACACCACCATTGGCAGCGACAACCGGATTTTCCAGTTCAACTCGCTTGGCGCTGTGCCCCAGGACAAGAAGTACAACAACGAGCCTTGTGAGTTGGTGATCGGTGACCGCAATACCATCCGCGAGTTTTGCACCTTCAACATCGGCTCGCCTGGCGACCGGGCCGTGACCTCGGTGGGCAACGACAACTGGATCATGGCTTATGTGCATTTGGCGCACGACTGCCAAGTGGGCAACCACACGATCTTTGCCAACAACACGCAACTGGCCGGACATGTGGTCGTTGATGACTGGGTGATTTTGGGTGGCTTCACCGTGGTGCACCAGTTTTGCCGCATCGGGGCGCACAGTTTCACGGCCATGAACTCTTTGCTGTTTGCCGACCTGCCGCCTTTTGTGATGGCGCAAGGCCAGCCAGCCCAAGCTCGGTCGATGAACTTTGAAGGTTTGCGCCGCAGGGGCTTTTCTGCAGAACGCATCAGCGCCGTCAAGGCCATGCACAAAGCTTTGTACCGTGATGGCTTGTCGCTCGGCGATGCCATGACCCGCATTGGCGCTTTGGCCTTGGAAAAGCCCGAGGCCCAGCCCGATGTGGACATGATGCTGGGCTTTTTGCAGGCCGCTTCACCCCAGCGCGGGATCGTGCGTTGA
- the fabZ gene encoding 3-hydroxyacyl-ACP dehydratase FabZ yields the protein MMDIHKILKQLPHRYPILLVDRVLELEKGVRIKALKNVSINEPHFQGHFPHRPVMPGVLMLEALAQAAALLAFDTLGETPDDQTVYYFAGIDGARFKRPVEPGDQLILEVELDRMKAGIFKFKARAKVGDEIATEAELMCTMRKIPQA from the coding sequence ATGATGGACATCCACAAAATTCTCAAACAGCTGCCGCACCGCTACCCCATTTTGCTGGTGGACCGCGTGCTCGAACTCGAAAAAGGCGTTCGCATCAAAGCGCTAAAAAACGTGTCGATCAATGAGCCCCATTTCCAGGGTCACTTTCCCCACCGTCCTGTGATGCCGGGTGTGTTGATGCTGGAAGCCCTGGCCCAAGCCGCAGCCTTGCTGGCCTTTGACACCTTGGGTGAGACACCCGATGACCAGACTGTGTATTACTTTGCCGGCATCGACGGCGCCCGATTCAAACGCCCGGTGGAGCCCGGTGATCAGCTCATCTTGGAAGTTGAGCTCGACCGGATGAAAGCCGGCATTTTCAAGTTCAAGGCACGCGCCAAGGTGGGCGATGAGATCGCGACCGAGGCCGAGTTGATGTGCACCATGCGGAAAATTCCTCAGGCTTGA
- the lpxD gene encoding UDP-3-O-(3-hydroxymyristoyl)glucosamine N-acyltransferase codes for MSLTLASLVDRLGGRLCGDPDWVIAGLAPLQSAGHDQISFLSHPKYQSQLEASQAGCVIVAPAFEALASQGRSAIVTDDPYLYFARLTRLWKQIHQPQAGPRIHPSAVIDPLAWVAEDAVIGPLCVLERGTKVGSGTVLKSRVTLSEGCVVGERCILHSGVVVGADGFGFAQHKGQWEKIEQLGAVRIGDDVEIGANTCIDRGALEDTVIQNGVKLDNLIQIGHNVHIGAHTAMAGCVGVAGSARIGAHCTVGGGAVVLGHLTLADHVHISAASVVTRSILQPGQYTGMFPLDSNASWEKNAASLKQLSRLRDRLKALEAHIQNNKEI; via the coding sequence GTGTCTTTGACGCTTGCCTCTTTGGTCGATCGGCTGGGTGGGCGTTTGTGCGGGGACCCCGATTGGGTCATCGCCGGCTTGGCCCCTTTGCAGTCGGCCGGGCATGACCAGATCAGTTTTCTCAGCCACCCCAAATACCAGAGCCAACTCGAGGCCAGCCAAGCCGGTTGTGTGATCGTGGCGCCTGCTTTTGAAGCTTTGGCCAGTCAGGGGCGATCGGCCATCGTCACTGACGACCCTTACCTGTATTTTGCGCGTCTGACCCGTTTGTGGAAGCAGATCCATCAACCCCAGGCGGGGCCTCGAATCCATCCCTCTGCTGTGATTGATCCGCTCGCTTGGGTGGCCGAGGATGCGGTCATTGGCCCTTTGTGTGTGCTTGAGCGAGGTACCAAGGTCGGCTCAGGCACGGTCCTCAAGTCGCGCGTGACTTTGTCTGAAGGCTGCGTGGTGGGAGAGCGATGCATCTTGCACTCGGGCGTGGTGGTGGGTGCCGATGGTTTTGGTTTTGCACAGCATAAAGGCCAATGGGAAAAGATTGAACAGCTGGGCGCCGTGCGCATTGGCGACGATGTGGAAATCGGCGCAAACACCTGTATTGACCGGGGCGCACTTGAAGACACGGTCATTCAAAACGGGGTCAAGCTCGACAACCTGATCCAGATTGGCCACAACGTCCACATCGGCGCCCACACGGCCATGGCCGGTTGCGTTGGCGTCGCGGGCAGTGCCCGCATTGGTGCCCATTGCACGGTGGGCGGTGGGGCTGTGGTGTTGGGGCACTTGACGCTGGCCGACCATGTGCACATTTCGGCAGCTTCTGTGGTGACCCGTTCGATTTTGCAACCTGGGCAATACACTGGCATGTTCCCTTTGGACAGCAACGCCAGCTGGGAAAAGAACGCTGCCAGCCTCAAACAATTGTCCCGATTGCGGGATCGCCTCAAGGCTCTCGAGGCCCACATTCAAAATAACAAGGAAATATGA
- a CDS encoding OmpH family outer membrane protein, translated as MNTIRQKISMAVLAAAACVAGLAQAQDFKMGFVNTERIFREAATAKQAQAKLEQEFSRREKELVDTGNSLKQASEKFEREAPTLAESQRTARQKQLIDQDREFQRKRREFQEDLNARKNEEQQIVVERANRAVKQVAESEKYDVIFQEAVYINPKHDITEKVIKVLNASVAK; from the coding sequence ATGAACACGATTCGTCAAAAAATCTCCATGGCCGTGTTGGCCGCTGCGGCTTGTGTGGCCGGGTTGGCTCAGGCTCAAGACTTCAAGATGGGTTTTGTCAACACCGAACGCATCTTCCGCGAGGCGGCGACCGCCAAACAAGCACAGGCCAAATTGGAGCAGGAGTTTTCGCGCCGGGAGAAAGAGTTGGTGGACACCGGCAACAGCCTCAAGCAGGCTTCCGAAAAGTTTGAGCGCGAAGCGCCGACCTTGGCCGAGTCCCAGCGTACCGCTCGCCAAAAGCAGCTGATCGATCAAGACCGCGAGTTTCAACGCAAGCGTCGGGAGTTCCAGGAGGACCTGAACGCCCGCAAGAATGAAGAGCAGCAGATTGTGGTCGAACGCGCCAACCGCGCGGTCAAGCAAGTGGCTGAATCCGAAAAGTACGATGTGATTTTTCAGGAAGCCGTGTACATCAACCCCAAGCACGACATCACCGAAAAAGTCATCAAGGTGCTCAACGCCTCGGTGGCCAAGTAA